The following nucleotide sequence is from Cicer arietinum cultivar CDC Frontier isolate Library 1 chromosome 2, Cicar.CDCFrontier_v2.0, whole genome shotgun sequence.
AAATTACATCCAACCAAGATATCATAAGTACTAGTAGTCCATACACCAATTACAATACACACATACTAAACAAAAAACATACAACataaaaaatcagatttttttcaaacaaaaggCTGAGTAACACATTACTACTACACCATCCATCCATTCAAGTGAATGAATATGAGGTCCCCTCGTCATCAACATAAAGTTGTCTCAGTCTTCTTCTCACAAAAGGGAATAAGGTGTTAGTGCTTATAGCCTTAGGTAGTGATAAATTTTACACATGAAGGAAAAAGGTAAACCCACAAAAGGATTGAACATGACAAAGATACAAAAAGAGGAAGTGAAATTGGGTCCCATGACAGCCAAGAGGCGTGCACTCTTGTTTTTTGGGGGATGCCCTTTTGGAACAACTAGTCTTCTCATTCAAAAACAACTCATATCTCATGCTATTGCGTTAGTGCTACTTTCTCTAACCCCTAAGAAATGGACTTAATCATTCATTTTTTCCTTTATTGTGCCATAATTTGCTTAGTAGTGAGTATGAGTGATTTCCCTCTTTCTTCATTCTTCATGCACAACACACATGTTGCATTTAAAAAACAGCTGATTTTTAAGGCACCAAATTAACAACTGAGGAAGTTCTCAAAAGGATATGTGGATTTCACAATTTCAGGCTCCAGTACTTAAGAACTTTTGCTTAATACTTCCTCTGATGATAAAACATGAACTTACCTTGTTTATTCTACAGAAATCTCAAAATATAAAGTACTACTTAATAAGTAATAACGTGGATAACTGATATTCTCCACAATTTATAAGGCATCGAGTCCAAGAGCTCGTGCCTTGAGTTTCAAGGATTTCAAGCAACGTATGGCTTCATCAAGAAGCTGGATTGGTTCCTTGTCCTTTCCATTAGGAACTATGCATTGCAGAATGCTTAGAACATCTTGAATCTTTTCCTTTCTCATCTTCTTATTGCCTGTTAAGGAACCCATTTCACCTGACCCTCGACTGTAATTGCTACCCGAGCATCTTGATTCTgcatcatcgtcgtcgtcacCCTTGTGGTCGAAGGGTAGGTTTTGTTTTAGAGAACTTGCAGTGTCCAAAAACTGCACATCATCATCATAAGCCACATCAAATAGCTTACGTTTCTTAGTTTTTCCAGGGGAGGAGCTAGCCACTTCTTCGGCAGTTCCTCTGATTCCAATAGGTTTCTGGTTATCATGAGTGGTCATCGTACTCGGAGAATGTCCAGTGCTGGTAACTTCATCATCCTCGGTAGAATAACCATCACTGTCTGAGTAAAGCAATGCATTGATCTCCTCTGTATCTTCGTGCATCTCGCTTTCAATCTCGGTACCTTGATTCTCATTTTCATCAACTTTATAATTGAAAGTTGGTCCAACTCCAACATGATTCACATCTCTTCTTAAAGAAGGTTCATTATTCCCATTCAAATTGTTACAACCATGAAATTTTGAATCCCATGAA
It contains:
- the LOC101495613 gene encoding transcription factor bHLH143-like, translating into MGENCGTWSPQVQYNLQSPNLSSFCAPFVLGKQNAASAAMNPGVGIDMNTITRNEAVPVYGSSALPHMQLGHSNEPHGWFYCLPRFRQGFTCPPNFTSEEKLPPASHLKGIKEEIAPSGDLGFPQKQFLVIDQSGDQTTLIYSSRFGSPVECFGSWDSKFHGCNNLNGNNEPSLRRDVNHVGVGPTFNYKVDENENQGTEIESEMHEDTEEINALLYSDSDGYSTEDDEVTSTGHSPSTMTTHDNQKPIGIRGTAEEVASSSPGKTKKRKLFDVAYDDDVQFLDTASSLKQNLPFDHKGDDDDDAESRCSGSNYSRGSGEMGSLTGNKKMRKEKIQDVLSILQCIVPNGKDKEPIQLLDEAIRCLKSLKLKARALGLDAL